The following is a genomic window from Flavobacteriales bacterium.
GGGCGCGCTCAGGCATGGCGATAAGCTTGCCGGACAGGGTGGAGGGGTTCCACTCGAGCCAGTCGAAGCGTTTGTGGGTGGAGGACACGCTGTTGGCGATGGCCTCCAGGCTGCGGCTCTTCTCGCGCACGGCCACGCTCTGGCCGGGGCGCAGGGAGTAGCTGGGCACGTTCACCACCTGCTGGTCCACCGTGATGTGGCCGTGGCTCACCAGCTGGCGGGCGGCGCGGCGGGTGGGGGCGATGCCCAGGCGGTAGACGGTGTTGTCCAGGCGGGCTTCGCAGAGCTGAAGGAGGGTCTCACCGGTGATCCCCTTCTTGCTGGCGGCCACCCCGAACATCTTCTGGAACTGGCGTTCCAGGATGCCGTAGGTGTACTTGGCCTTCTGCTTTTCGGCGAGCTGGAGGGAGTATTCGCTCTCCTTCTTGCGGCGCTTGTTCGGCCCATGCTGCCCGGGGCTGTACGGCTTGCGCTCCATCCACTTGTCCTCACCGTAGATGGGTTCCTTGAACTTGCGCGCGATCTTGGTCTGAGGTCCGGTATAACGTGCCATTTTTTTTGTTTTGGGTGCGGCCTTGGTATTCCCGCACCAACACCGGGGCGCCCGTCCGCGCCCCTACAGGTTGTGGTTATCGATCAAACACGGCGTTTCTTGGGCGGACGGCAGCCGTTGTGGGGCATGGGGGTGATGTCCACGATCTCGGTGACCTCCACGCCGCTGTTGTGCAGGGCACGGATGGCGCTTTCGCGACCACCACCTGGGCCCTTCACGAACACCTTCACCTTGCGAAGGCCGAGCTCGAAGGCCTCGCGTGCGGCCTCCTCTGCGCTCACCTGGCCGGCGTAGGGGGTGTTCTTCTTGCTGCCACGGAAGCCCTGCTTGCCGGCGCTCGACCAACTGATCACCTCGCCCTTGTTGTTGGTGAGGCTCACGATGATGTTGTTGAACGTGGCGTGGATGTGGGCCTGTCCGAAGGCCTCCACATGCACGTTCTTCTTCTTCTTCTTGCCGGCGGCGGCGCCTTTGTCCTGCTGCTTTGCCATTGTCGTTGTCTATTGGTCGGGGTACTGACCATCATCGCCCAAGCAGGGCGAGGCATGCCTCGCCCCTACTTGGTCGCTTTCTTCTTGTTGGCCACGGTCTTGCGCTTGCCCTTGCGGGTGCGGCTGTTGGTGCGGGTGCGCTGGCCGCGCACGGGCAGGCCGCTGCGGTGGCGCAAACCCCGGTAGCTGCCGATGTCCATCAGGCGCTTGATGCTGAGCTGCACCTCACTGCGCAGCGCACCCTCCACCTTGATGTTGTCGTTGATGAACTGGCGGATGCGCGACTGCTCGTCGTCGTTCCATTCCTCCACCTGCTTGTCGGGGTCCACCTCCGCGTTGCGGAGGATCTCCAGCGCGCGGCTGCGGCCGATGCCGTAGATGTAGG
Proteins encoded in this region:
- the rpsD gene encoding 30S ribosomal protein S4, which gives rise to MARYTGPQTKIARKFKEPIYGEDKWMERKPYSPGQHGPNKRRKKESEYSLQLAEKQKAKYTYGILERQFQKMFGVAASKKGITGETLLQLCEARLDNTVYRLGIAPTRRAARQLVSHGHITVDQQVVNVPSYSLRPGQSVAVREKSRSLEAIANSVSSTHKRFDWLEWNPSTLSGKLIAMPERAQIPENIREQLIVELYSK
- the rpsK gene encoding 30S ribosomal protein S11, whose amino-acid sequence is MAKQQDKGAAAGKKKKKNVHVEAFGQAHIHATFNNIIVSLTNNKGEVISWSSAGKQGFRGSKKNTPYAGQVSAEEAAREAFELGLRKVKVFVKGPGGGRESAIRALHNSGVEVTEIVDITPMPHNGCRPPKKRRV
- the rpsM gene encoding 30S ribosomal protein S13, whose product is MARIAGIDLPKHKRGAIGLTYIYGIGRSRALEILRNAEVDPDKQVEEWNDDEQSRIRQFINDNIKVEGALRSEVQLSIKRLMDIGSYRGLRHRSGLPVRGQRTRTNSRTRKGKRKTVANKKKATK